The following are encoded together in the Thermoanaerobaculia bacterium genome:
- a CDS encoding polysaccharide deacetylase family protein: protein ALVLASLPRGVPARRSSPRIVSAASPTLPPRIAAPTAPRVAPPAPPPRALTPVSLPSLRVRNAPRAADPFPAISPPGGAKAILVSFDAGSSDRGAAEILDALRGRSIRTTIFLTGQFIRRYPGLTRRIAEDGHEVGNHTWDHPHLTTYASDGRQSTRAGVTEEMLRDELQRTAALYRETTGRDMAPLWRAPFGEENAEIRGWALAAGFAHVSWTHGDGRNLDALDWVSDPESPRYRSSERVISRLLASARPGNIILMHLGSDREDPVADHLPRLLDTLASEGYRFSTASELIASGKASH from the coding sequence GCGCTCGTTCTCGCCAGCCTTCCCCGCGGCGTGCCCGCGAGGAGGTCTTCCCCGCGAATCGTCTCCGCCGCGTCGCCGACGCTCCCTCCGCGCATCGCCGCCCCGACGGCGCCCCGGGTCGCCCCGCCGGCGCCCCCGCCGCGCGCGCTGACCCCCGTCTCGCTGCCGTCTCTGCGAGTCCGGAACGCTCCTCGCGCCGCGGACCCCTTCCCGGCGATCTCCCCGCCCGGCGGCGCCAAGGCGATCCTCGTCTCCTTCGACGCGGGCTCGTCGGACCGCGGCGCCGCGGAGATCCTCGACGCGCTGCGCGGCCGCTCGATTCGCACGACGATTTTCCTGACGGGACAGTTCATCCGCCGGTATCCCGGGCTCACGCGGCGGATCGCCGAGGACGGGCACGAGGTCGGCAACCACACCTGGGACCACCCGCATCTGACGACCTACGCCTCCGACGGGCGCCAGAGCACGCGCGCCGGCGTGACGGAAGAAATGCTGCGCGACGAGCTCCAGCGGACGGCCGCCCTGTACCGCGAAACGACCGGACGCGACATGGCGCCGCTGTGGCGGGCTCCGTTCGGCGAGGAGAACGCGGAGATCCGGGGCTGGGCGCTCGCCGCCGGTTTCGCGCACGTCTCGTGGACGCACGGCGACGGCCGCAACCTCGACGCCCTCGACTGGGTGAGCGACCCGGAGTCGCCGCGCTATCGCTCGTCCGAAAGGGTGATCTCGCGGCTCCTCGCGTCCGCCCGGCCGGGCAACATCATCCTGATGCACCTCGGGAGCGACCGCGAGGATCCCGTCGCGGATCATCTTCCGCGGCTTCTCGACACCCTCGCGTCGGAAGGCTACCGTTTCTCGACCGCTTCCGAGCTGATCGCCTCCGGAAAAGCGTCGCATTGA
- a CDS encoding phosphoglucomutase/phosphomannomutase family protein translates to MTLPRLEFGTDGWRGVIAEDATFETFRRLARAAVSAYRDGLFGPGDAATVVLGHDPRFFSEEFSEAVAGVFAEGGVSVVRTDRPIPTPAVSWELRRRGASGGVAITASHNPARYNGFKLKASFGGSAPPELYAEVERRIDRPFRPFRTSGRIAAADIETGYRHALGERVDLRAIREAGFRVLADAMHGAAGDGLGRIVGRGATRIESFRANRDVNFGGGHPEPIAANLGAAAARVPGAFDLAVATDGDADRLGVLDSAGRFVSAHRILALLVLHAFRGRGAAGGIAKTFSTSLLIDRIGQALGVPVYETEIGFKHVADLMISGKVAVGGEESGGYGFAFHLPERDGTLAALLLLESLARTGRSLDRALADLDAEFGRFEYGRRDLYRPVDRIRRFLARVAEHPPRTVAGERVTGCREKDGVKLLFGGRGWLLMRLSGTEPMIRLYCEHEDRRLCEAILGRAEERLNRFS, encoded by the coding sequence TTGACGCTCCCCCGCCTCGAATTCGGAACCGACGGGTGGCGCGGCGTCATCGCCGAGGACGCGACGTTCGAGACGTTCCGGCGTCTCGCGCGGGCGGCCGTTTCCGCGTATCGGGACGGCCTCTTCGGACCGGGCGACGCGGCGACGGTCGTCCTCGGGCACGATCCCCGGTTCTTCTCGGAGGAATTCTCCGAGGCCGTGGCCGGGGTCTTCGCCGAAGGCGGCGTGTCGGTGGTGCGCACCGACCGGCCGATCCCGACGCCGGCCGTCTCCTGGGAACTCCGCCGGCGGGGAGCGTCGGGCGGGGTGGCCATCACGGCGAGCCACAACCCGGCGCGCTACAACGGCTTCAAGCTCAAGGCTTCGTTCGGCGGGAGCGCGCCTCCCGAGCTCTACGCGGAGGTCGAACGGCGAATCGATCGGCCCTTCCGCCCGTTCCGGACCTCCGGGCGCATCGCCGCCGCCGACATCGAGACGGGCTACCGGCACGCTCTCGGCGAGCGCGTCGATCTTCGCGCGATCCGGGAGGCGGGGTTCCGCGTCCTGGCCGACGCGATGCACGGCGCCGCCGGGGACGGGCTCGGCCGCATCGTCGGCCGCGGCGCCACCCGGATCGAGAGCTTCCGCGCGAATCGCGACGTGAATTTCGGCGGCGGCCATCCCGAGCCGATCGCGGCGAACCTCGGAGCGGCCGCCGCGCGCGTCCCGGGGGCGTTCGATCTCGCGGTGGCGACCGACGGGGACGCGGACCGGCTGGGCGTCCTCGACTCCGCGGGCCGTTTCGTGTCCGCGCACCGGATCCTGGCCCTCCTCGTGCTCCACGCGTTCCGCGGGCGCGGCGCCGCCGGCGGGATCGCGAAGACCTTCTCGACCTCGCTCCTGATCGATCGCATCGGGCAGGCGCTCGGCGTTCCCGTCTACGAAACCGAGATCGGGTTCAAGCACGTCGCCGACCTGATGATCTCCGGGAAGGTGGCGGTCGGGGGCGAGGAGAGCGGCGGCTACGGGTTCGCCTTCCATCTTCCCGAGCGGGACGGAACGCTCGCGGCCCTGCTGCTGCTCGAGAGCCTGGCCCGCACGGGACGGTCGCTCGACCGCGCGCTCGCGGACCTCGACGCGGAATTCGGGCGCTTCGAATACGGCCGCCGGGACCTCTATCGTCCCGTCGACCGCATCCGCCGGTTCCTCGCGCGCGTCGCCGAGCATCCGCCGCGCACGGTGGCGGGAGAGCGCGTGACCGGCTGCCGCGAGAAGGACGGCGTCAAGCTCCTCTTCGGCGGGCGCGGGTGGCTCCTCATGCGCCTTTCCGGGACCGAGCCGATGATCCGGCTATACTGTGAGCATGAGGACCGGCGGCTCTGCGAGGCGATTCTCGGCCGCGCGGAGGAGCGCCTGAACCGGTTTTCGTGA